Genomic DNA from Leptotrichia wadei:
CGGCTTATTTCCTTCCCCAATTCTTTCCTGAATAAAAAATATCGGTCCTTTCGACTCCAGTTTTATTATTATCGCAGCAATAATCATAATTGGAATGACACAAACTCCGATTAAAAGTGCAAAGATTATGTCAAGAATTCTTTTTGCCTTCAAGTTAAAGCTATTATAGTAAATTTCAAAACCTGTATTTTCCAAAAACCACTTTGGACTTAAATTTGAAACTGGTAATTTATTTTCATACATTTCATAAAATTCCAAATAATTATAATACTGCATTCCATTAAGTTTATACTGCAAAAGTTTATCTACGAGTTTTGTATCATACAAAAGATTATTTGTAAAATCTACAATTATGTCAACTTTTTTATTTTCACAAAGATCTAACAATTTTTTTGTTAAAATAGTTATATCTTTTTTTTCCTTCAAAACATCTGATAATTTATATTGACTATCTTTTTTTATACTTTCCAGCAGGTCATTTGTATACCCATTTTCTCCAACAAATACAACTTTTTTCTTTTCAGCCAGTCCAATCATTACGATATACCGATATATAATCTGGAACATTGTAATTAACCCAAATAAAATTATCGCCTCATTTAAAAGAAATATTTTAAAAAGTTTTATAACTATTACAAGGATAAAATTAATTATAATTATAATCGCAATATCCCGTAATTTATATCTTCCTGTCATATTATAAACATTCGCCACATAATAAATTATCATCGAACAAACAATTACAATTACATTTGTAAATCCAAGTCCACGATTTATAAGCAGCAATCCTACCAAATACATCACAACCGTCAATATCCCAAATAAATAGGAATAATTTTTTTTCATTCCACGTACAGCCATCTTAAATTACACTTCCTTTTTTCATTTTTTCTTTAATAACAAATTTATCTAACGAAACTATTTCATTAAGTAGATAAAATTTCCAAATCATAATATTTTTTCTCCTTTCATCTATACATCCCATATTATTTATAAAAATCTATAAAATCCAATTAATGAAATATTTTAATTCCCTTCAATTTTTTTGTAAATCCTTACTTTAATTCAATTTTTTTATAAAATTGCCTATTTATCCCAGTTAAAAGATTATACAGCACTTTTAATATTTTACTTGTAAAAAAAGATAACAAAAATACTATTACAAACGTAACAATTATATATAAAAAATAATTCACTTTGAATTTTAATATTTTTTCACAAAAAAACAAAAAAATCGGATGAATTAAATAAATATCATAAGTTTTCGCTGATACAGACTTTATAACATTTTTTACTTTGGCTAAATTTTTTCCCCATCAAAAGTATTTACAAAAAAATCATAAAATAAAACTGTTGCTCCAAAAACACCAATTGAATGATAATCATAAAAATAATCAAAAAATTTACTATTTGATTTTGTAAATATATATGTTAAAAAGATAATCGAAAATATCATCATAAAAAAAATTATGTATTTTTGCCACTTTTTCATATTTAAAGGTTTTTCAAAAAGTAAGTAGCCAATTAAAAAATATCCGATATATTGCCCAACTGGAGAATATATTTTTATATTTTTCCTAAAAACTGCATTTAAAAATGGAATAACAATTATAAAAGCAATCCAAATATAAACTAAATAATCTATGCTCTTTCTATCAACTTTTATCACAATTTTTCTCAAAAATGGAGTTATTAAATAAAGCAATAATATCATATAAATATACCATAAATGATAGTAAATTTTTCCTTGAAAAAAGTCTGAAAAAAAATTATGATAACTTTCCTTTTTGGAAAAAATTAAAATTATCGTTTTATAAGTTGATTTTCTAAAAAAAACCAAAAACAATTCATCGTTTTTTACATCTTTAAAAATTATTACAAATATAAAAAAAACAACAGAATATATAAAAAACTTTGGAATAATTTTTACAAATCTCTTTTTAAAAAATACTTTCACATCCTCATCTTTCCTTAATAAAAAAAATCCACTAACCATAACAAATAGTGGCACGCACATTCTGCTAAAAGAATCTATAATATTTGCCGTCATCCATCTGTTTCTAGATATTTCACCATAACTATACAGCTCACTTGCAACAATATGAATAAATAAAACCATACTAATCGCAATACATTTTAAAATATCAAAATTAAAAAATCTGTCCTTACTTTTTACCATTTATAAATCTCCAAATTTATCAATTTCCTTTAATAAAAATATAACTAATTTTACCATAGTTTAAGGTAATTTTCAATCGTTTTTACCTTTATACATTTTATATATAAATGAATTTAGAAACAATAATTATTCTATTCAAATTCTAAATTTATTTAATTTTAATAATGTGATAAAAATTTTTATATTAAAAATTTGCATTTTTAATAAATATTGGTATAATTATATCGAATAGTTTGCTAACCAAAATATTTGAAGGAGGAAAGAAATATGAAAATAAAACTAAACAATATTTCAGAAACTATGCTTATTACTTTGCATGCACGTGCGAAGGATGCTGAAAGTAAAAATCCAATTTTAAATGATAAAAAATCTTCCGAGATTCTTTCACAGCTGGATTATGATTTTTCAAAATTTGAGAAGGCGTGGGCTTCGTACTATGGGATTCTTTCACGTGCGAAAGTGATGGATAATGAAGTAAAAAAATTTATGGAAAAATATCCAGATTGTGCGATTGTGTCAATTGGCTGTGGACTAGATACAAGATTTTTACGAATAGATAACGGAAAAATAAGATGGTTCAATCTTGACTTGCCAGAAGTTATTGAAAAACGAAAATTATTTTTTGAACCTAATGAACGAGTTACAGATATTGCAAAATCTGCATTTGATTCAGCGTGGACAAAGGATATTAAACTGGAAGGGAAAAAATTGCTTATTATTTCCGAAGGTGTATTAATGTACTTTGAAGAACAGCAAATTAAACAGTTTTTGGAAATACTGACTGATAATTTTGATTCTTTTGAAGCTCAATTTGACTTGCTTTACAAAGGAACAGTTAAAATGAGTAAAAAACATGATACCTTAAAAAATATGGAAGCAAAATTTAGTTGGGGAGTAAAAGATGGAAGCGAAGTCGTAAAATTGAATCCAAAATTAAAACAGACTGGACTTATTAATTTTACCGATGAAATGAAACATCATCTTCCTGGCTGGAAAAAATTGTTTATTCCATTCTTTTACATTTTTAATAACAGACTTGGAATTTATACTTATGAAAAATAAATTTATTTTTTAATTTATTTCCTTTTCTAAAATGAATGGAGGGATTATTATGAAAGAATTGAAATATTTGCTAAGTTTATCTGGTAAACATAAGATGAAGCTAATTTTTTCAGCAATATTCAGTATAATTGGTACGACATTGTCTGCTGTGCCTTATCTTCTTGTGTATCAGATTGTTCTGGAGCTTTTTAAGGCAAATATTGATTATTCAAGAATAAAATTCTGTGTTTTTATTGCGATATTTTTTATAATTGTAAAAATAATTATGCAGATTTTATCAGGGGTATTTTCACATATTGCGGCTTTTTCGATTTTGTACAAAATTCGGATTGATTTGATTGAGCATTTGTCAAAGCTGAATATGGGATTTTTTAAGAAAAATATGTCTGGAAAGCTGAAAAAGATTATTAATGAGGATATTGAAAAATTGGAACTCTTTATTGCACATCAGATTCCAGATTTATCTTCAGCTCTTGTAACTCCGATAATATTTTTAGGGATTATGATTTACTTTAACTGGAAATTGACACTTGTTTTATTTATTCCAATTATTCTAAGCATAATGGCACAGGGAAAAATGTTTCAAAGTTATGGGAGTCGTGTTGAACATTATTACACTCTTCTTGCAAACTTAAACGCTACTATTATGGAATACATAAATGCAATGAACGTTATGAAAGCATTCAACCTTACTGCTAAATCATTCAAGGATTATCGGGATATTACTCAGGAATATGCAGATTACTGGATTGAGCTTACAGAACTAAGTGTGCCGTTTTACTCGATTTTTCTCTGTCTGACTGATTCGGGGCTGCTTTTCATTATTCCGGTTGGCGGACTTATGCTGTTTTATAATCAAATTTCAGTATCTGTGTATATTCTATTTATTTTAATGAGTACAATTTTTTTAAGCTCATTAAAGGCATTATTTGACTTGGCACACCATCTTTCCGCATTGACTAAAGGGCTAGGAAAGATTATGGAAATCAATGGGGAACAGGAGCAAAAATCTGGAAACACAAATTTCCCTTCTAATTTTTCAGGCTATATAAAATATGAAAATGTAAATTTTGCATATAAAAATAAAAATGTTATAAATGACTTTTCCTTGGAAATAAAGGCTGGAACCTCAACTGCACTTGTAGGGCCTTCTGGCTCAGGAAAAACAACGATAGGACTTCTGCTTGGAAGATTTTGGGATATAAATAGCGGAAAAATAACTATTGATGGAACTGATATTAAGGATTTTACTTACACAGGATTGGCTGACAATGTTTCGTTTGTCTTTCAGGATACATTTATGCTTCACGATACTATTTTTGAGAATATAAGAATGGGAAGGGATTATTCGCTGCAAGAAGTGGAAAATGCTGCAAAAAAGGCACAAATTCACGATTTTGTAATGTCCTTGCCTCAGAAATACGAAACTGTGATTGGAGAAGGCGGGATTAAATTAAGTGGAGGGGAAAAGCAGAGAATTTCAATAGCTCGTGCCATTTTAAAAAATGCCCCAATTATCGTACTGGACGAAGTTACTTCCTACTCTGACATTGAAAACGAAGCCAAGATTCAGGAGGCTCTGCGTACTTTACTAAAAGGGAAAACTGCCATTATCATTGCTCACAGGCTTTACACAATAAAAAATGCCGATAATATCGTTGTAATGAATAAAGGACGTATTACCGAGCAAGGTACTCACAAGGAGCTTCTGCAAAACAAGTCAGAATACTGGCATTTATGGAATTTATATAGCGATAATGATTTGATGGAAAATAAGGAAATTTAGGGGGTGTAGACAATGATTAATGATATTAGAAATATAAGAACTCTTGCTGGAAATAAATATAAAAATCTTAAAAAGCCAATATTTTTTCTAACAATAGATGCTATATTTTATATGATGAACTACGCAATGTTTTATTTTACAATTATTGATTTGATGAATAATAATTTTACAATGAAAAAGTTGATAATCTATACTTTTATTATGATTTTTGCAATCATTTGCAGATTTGTATTAAATCGTATCGGATATATTGGAATTCAAAGTGAGGGAGCTAAAATTATTCAGGATTTGAGAATCAGGATGGGGGATCATTTGAGAAACTTGAATTTGGGATACTTTAACAGTCACAATATTGGGAATATTATTAATATTATGACAAATGATTTACAGGATTTTGAGCAGGTTATAACTCACAGCACATCAGAAATTATAAAGTTATCCATACTGACAATTTATCTTCTGTTAATTATATTTGAAATTTCACCTCTACTTGCCATACTGCAACTGATAATCTCCCTGACTGGATTAATATTTGTCATTCTGGGAACGAAAAAAGGTGCAAAAATAGCATTGAAAAAAAAGCATACTATGGATAATGTTGTTTCACGTATGGTGGAATATATCGCCGGAATGGAACTTTTTAAGGCATATAATCTGACTGGGGAAAAATTCAAGAGGTTAAAGGACAGTTTTAATGATTTGAAAAAGGAAAGTATAAATACTGAAATTGCTCTTGCCCCCTATGTTATGATTTTTCAGCTTATTACGGATATTTCCTTTGCCTTGCTCCTGTTAGTATCTACACAGCTTTTTATGGCTTCTTCCATTAATAAAGTAGAATTTTTTTCATACATAATTATTGGACTTTCACTTTCAAACGTGCTAAAAGCCTTTTCTACACAATATACTTTTATCCAATACTTGAAACTTGCCACAGATAAACTGATAAATGTGCATAATGAAAAGGAAATTTCCTATGAACTTGAAAAAGTTACTTTACCAAATTACAATATAAAATTCCAGAATGTAAGTTTTTCTTATGAAAAAGACACTCCTGTCCTAAAAAACATCACTTTTGAAGCAAAACAGGGGACAAAAACTGCCTTAGTCGGTTCGTCAGGCTCTGGAAAAACAACTGTTACCAGCCTTATTGCAAGATTCTGGGACTGCCAGTCTGGCGAAATTACCATTGGCGGAATAAATATCCAAAAAATATATCCTGAAGAGCTGCTTACAAATATAAGCATGATTTTTCAAGATGTCTACTTGGTAAATGACACTTTTGAAAATAACATAAGGCTGGGAAAACCTAAGGCTGCAAGGGAAGAAGTGATAAATGTGGCTAAAAATGCCAATTGCCACGATTTTATAATGGAAAGCGAAAATGGATACGACACTGTAATCGGAGAAGGCGGCTCTACTTTGTCTGGTGGAGAAAAACAGAGAATTTCAATTGCAAGAGCCTTATTAAAAGATACCCCAATTATTTTAGTTGATGAAGCCACAGCCTCACTTGATGCCGATAATGAATACGAAATAAGAAAATCTCTCAATATTCTTACAAAAAATAAGACTGTAATTACAATCGCCCACAAACTCAACACAATAAAGGATTATGACAAAATCATAGTTATGTCCGACGGGATAATCGAAGAAATTGGAAATCATGAGCAGCTTATGGAAAATAAAGGACGATATTACAAAATGTATACTGAAATGGAAAAGGCACAGTCAGAATTTGAATTAATTTAATATAAAATATACCCAATCTTGAATTTTTCAATCAAAAATTTGGGTATATTTTTCTTTTTTATATCTCTAATTATTAATCTTTTAACAACGGATCTTTCTTCGTAACTTCAACTACCAATTTATGTAGCCCAATTAACGCTATCAAATTCGGAATTACCATAAGCCCATTAAACATATCTGCAAGTTCCCACACTAAATCAACTTTTTGTAGCGAACCTGCCACTATACAAGCCATTACTAAAGCTCTATAAACATTAAGTGCTTTTTTACCAAATAAATATTTTACATTAGCTTCTCCAAAGAAATACCATCCAATTATTGTTGAAAAAGCAAAAAAGAATAATGCAACTGCAACAAATATTACTCCAAAATGCCCCAATACTGCTTGAAATGCTTGCTGTGTCAATGAAATTCCAGTTCCATTTGCTCTTCCATCTGCAATCAGTATTACTAATGCTGATAATGTTAAAATTACAAATGTATCAATGAAAACTGTAACGATTGCAACGTGTCCTTGATCTTCAGGATTTTTTACTTTCGCAATTGCATGTGCATGCGGTGTTGAACCCATTCCAGCCTCATTTGAGAACAACCCTCTCGCCACTCCAAATCTTATTGCTTTTCTCATTCCAGCTCCTGCAAATCCACCTAAAACTGCTTTTGTAGAAAAAGCATTAATAAAAATTGCCTTAAATGCCATACCTGTATTTCCAATGTTTAATAAAATAATAGCAACACATGTTACAACATATAAAATTGCCATAATTGGCACAATTTTTTCAGTAACTGAGGCAATTCTTTTTACTCCACCAAAAAATATAAATCCAGATAAAGCTGCTAAAAATAATCCTGTTACAACTGTTGGAATATGAAAAGCATTATGAAAGGCATCCCCTACCGAATTTGCCTGAACTGCATTTCCCATAAACCCTAAAGCTAAAATACATGAAACTGCAAAGAATCCTGCTAAAAATTTAGCTGCTTTTCCACCATTAAATAAAGTTTGGATATAATAGGCAGGACCTCCTGTCATTTCTCCATCTTTTTTCTGTTTAAAAATTTGGCTTAATACTGCTTCTGAATAAATAGTAGCCATTCCAAAAAATGCACTTACCCACATCCAGAATATCGCTCCAGGCCCTCCAGATACAATCGCTGTTGCAGCTCCTGCAAGATTTCCTGTTCCAACTTGTGCAGCGATTGCTGTTGCTAATGCCTGAAATGATGACATTCCATTACTATCCGCCTTTTCTCCACTAAGGTCAAATCCACCTGTAAGTTGTTTTAATCCACTTTTAAATTCTCTAATTTGAATAAATTTCAGTCTAAAAGTGTAAAATATACCAGTTCCAACTAACAAAATAATTAAAACAACTCCCCAAAAAAATCCATTAAAATCCTTAATAACGTTTAACATTTAAACTTTTCTCCTTCTATTTTTATATTTTGAATTTTAAATGAATGTAGAATTTAGGCTGTGTATTTCAAACAAATAACATTATAATTCAGATTTATTTAAATAAAAAAAGTTGCTCTCTACTTTAAAATAAAGTATAGACAACCTCTAAAAATTCTTTTTATATAAAAAAACAAATATAAAATTATAATTTTATATGTATCAATCTCTGTTCTTTTACCTGAGAGTTTAGGGAATTTATTCCTTTGCTCCTTCGGTGCAGCCATCTAAGACTATCTCTCCAGAGGTCCGTCCACTATGAGTCCTTTTACCTGAAAGAGTCACTTCTTCGGTGTTTCAATTATATTTTTAATATTTTTCTAATATAATTAAAATCTCTCCTCATACCTTCATCCAATTTATTCAATTTTTTACATATTATCATATTTTTTTTAGTATGTCAAAAAATATTTTTTAATGTTTTTTTATTTAATAATTTTTATATTGTTAATAAATTCAAATCTTAATATTTTACTTCAAAATAATCAAGCATTTTTTTCATTTCATCTTGTGCCATAAGACAAGTATCATAAAGCCATCCCTTTTCACTCTCATAATTTTTTAACCCACGATAATAAAACATTTTATACTTATCTTCCAATATAAAAGGCACAATATCATTTTTCAGACATTCCTTAAACATTATAAGCCTTCCAACTCTCCCATTCCCATCTTGAAATGGATGAATTTTTTCAAATTCATAGTGAAAATCTATAATTTTTTCAACAGTTATTTCAGTTTGGCTATTATAATTTTCCAAAAGTTTTTTCATCTTTGCCTCAACTTGTTTTGGACTCACAGTCCTATTTCCACCAACCGTGTTTGGCTTTTGCTTATACTCGCCAACCTTAAACCATTCAATTTGTGAATCACTCGTATTACTTTTAAGCAGAAAATGAAGTTTTTTTATATATTTTTCAGAAAGTTTTTCATTTGCATGTTCAATAATAAAGTCAAAACATTTAAAATGATTTAAAGTTTCAATCACATCTTTAACTTTCACTGTTTCATTTTCCGCAAAAAAACTATTTGTTTCAAAAATATGTCTTGTCTGATCTTCTGTCAATGTACTTCCTTCAATATGATTACTATTATAAGCAAATTTAATTTGAAGATTATGATACAACATTCCTTTTAAATTATTATTTTTTTCTTCAAGCAAAGTTTCCAGTATATAATTTTTCATTTATATTCCCTTTTTTCATTTATAAATTTATTTACTTTTCAATACCGCTCTAACTACATAGTGTATAAAATAATAGATTGATTTTAAAAGCGGTAATTTTTCAATTTTTCGGTAAATTTCCCAACGCACTTTCGCTGTTTTAGCTTTATTGCTTGAACGTGAATTATCAAGCACTCGATAATATGCCAAACTTTCCTTTAATCCATAAATTGTTTTCACATCCTTCACAATTTCCAGCCAAAGCACATAATCTTCATTTTTCTCCAGTTCTTTAAAATATCGCTTTCCAATTTTTTCCGCATCATACATAACTGTCAGGCATCCTAAATAGTTATTTTTTAACATATCCGTATAGGAAATTTCAGATTTTATAACAACTTCGTTGATTTTTTCGCCATTTTCCCTGACTCTCATATATTCTGTGCAGCTAATGCTCGCATTTTTTTCCTTCATAAAATTTATCTGCTTTTCCAACTTTTCACTATGCCAATAATCATCAGAATCTAAAAATGCGATATATTTTCCGCTAGCCAATTCAATCAGAAAATTTCTTCCCTTTACTACTCCCACATTTTTTTCAGTATTTACAATTTTTATTCTTTTATCCTTTTTCACAAATTCACTTGCAACTGCAAGACTGTTATCTGTTGAGACATCGTTCATAATAAGCATTTCCCAATTTTCATAAGTTTGTGAAAGTACCGATTCTATTGTTTTTCCAATAAATTTTTCTGCATTATACATTGGAACAATTATTGAAACTTTTTCTTTTTCCATTTTCTCTCCTAATTTTAAAATTCTCTAGTCCTGTGGAAACTTAATTCCCGCTTCAATTCTAGCCTTTGTCTGCACTTCACTTACCAGTAGACTTTTTTCCAGCTGTCTATAACAAAATTCTAAATCCTTTTCATTTACTGCACGAATAAACGCCTTAAATTCAGGAACAACTCTGTCTTTTGAAAATCCATCATCAAAACTTTTCATTGTTCCATCATACATTTTTAATGTAACTTTTCCAACAAGTCCTGGTGCTTCTTCACTTATAATTTTTCCTTTGCTTCCCTGAATTACGCCTATTCTCTCACCTTCACTATCTTTTGCACATACACACATAGCATTAAAGTTTTCATATTCCATCATAAGAACTCCGCTCGTGTCAATATTTCTCTCAAGATTTGCATAATATTTCACATTTTCAGGCTTTCCAAAAAGTCCTAGAACATAATGTAAATTATAAAGTCCTAAATCCATCAATGCTCCACCAGCTTTTTTTAGGTCAAATACAGGTAAAATTTCTCCTCTCTTAAAAGCGTCATATCTGCTGGAATACTGGCTATACTGGCTTTGAACAAGTTTCACATCTCCAATTTCCCCAATCCAGTCTTTTATTTTTTTATAATTTTCAAAATAAAGTGTCGTTATTGCTTCAAATAAAAACAGTTTTTTTGCTTTTGCCAAATCTGACAATTCTTTAGCTTCCTTATAATTAGTTGTCATCGGCTTTTCAATAATAACATTCAGCCCTTTTTCAAGTGCCTTTTTGCAAAATTCAAAATGCAGGAAATTTGGAACAGCAATATAAACAGTATCAATTCCAAATTCACAAAGTTCATCAAAATCATCTGTAAAGTTTGGAATCCCATATTTTGTGCAAATTTCCTCAACTTTGCCAATACTTGCCTTTGTCCCTTGCATCCCCACAATTTCCAGCCCTTCCAGCTTCACAAGGCTAGGCAAAAACTCCTGAACAATCATCCCTGAACCAATAATTCCCAGTTTCATACAAAATCCCTTCTTTCTCCATATTTTATTTGAAATTTATTCTTTTATTCTAATAAATAAATTTATTTTAAAATATTTTTTTCAATTCAAAATCTATATAATTTCTAAAAAAATCCAATAAATTATGCCTTTAAATCATCGTACTTCCCACCTTCAAATTTTTTCACAATATAACTGCAAACTGGCACAATTTTATAATTATTCTCTCTTGCATATTTTACACCTGCCTCAAATAATTTCCCTGCGATTCCTTGTCCTCTTAATTCAGGTGAAACTACAGTTGACTCAAAAAATAATTTTTCTCCTTCTTTTCTGTAAGTTAATTTTGCAAGTTCATCTCCATTTTCTCCAAAGATGAAAAATCCTTCATTTACTATGTGTCTTATTTCCATTTTTCAAACTTCCTTTCAATATTTTATTCTATTATATAGTAAAATCATCCCAAAATCAAATTTAAAAAATTTAAAAATACCTTAATATGTGTATAGATGTCAAACATTTGTTACAAAAATATATTAAAAAAATGTTTCTTTCTTAATACAGTTTTGGTAGGCTTACATTATATCAAAAACCTTTCTTTTTTTTGTATACTCTTGTCACATATGTATTACCTCTCACAACAATTAAATTTTTTCAAACTCCAATGTTTATAAAAAAATGTGGTATAATTAAAAATAAACAGGAGTTAGAATAATAGAATACCTATAAAAATAGAAAGGGCTGATATAATTATGAAAAAAACTTTATATTTAATGCGACATGGACAAACTTTATTTAATTTACGGAAAAAAATTCAAGGAAGCTGTGATTCTCCATTAACTAATGAGGGAATCAGACAGGCTAAAGTGGCTGGAAAATATTTTAAAGACAATGAAATTACTTTTGATGCGGCTTACTCTTCTACTCAGGAAAGAGCTTGTGACACACTTGAAATTGTGACTAATAATAAAATGAGGTATGAAAGATTAAAAGGATTAAAGGAATGGAATTTTGGATTATTCGAAGGAGAAAGTGAGGATTTGAATCCAAAACATCCAAATGAAAGAACTTATGGAGATTTTTTTGTGAATTTTGGTGGGGAAAGTAATAAGGATGTAGAAAAAAGAATGCAGGAAACTTTGACTAGGATTATGGAAAAGGATGGAAATAATACTGTTCTTGCTGTGAGTCATGGTGGCGCCTGCTATAATTTCTTCCTGAAAAATGCTCCAGATATCCCATTTACAGGGCTTCCAAACTGTGCCATTTTCAAATACGAGTATGAAGATGGTAAATTTACATTCATCGAACTTATTAAGCACGATTTTACAAAAGAAATATAACTAAAAAACGCCTTAAAAAATAAACTTTTACATTTTGTGAAAATTTTATTTTAAGGCTTTTTATTATTAGTATTTGTTACTGAATTTTTATGCCTTTAAATCATCATATTCTCCACTTTCAAACTTTTTCACAATGTAACTGCAAATCGGCACAATTTTATATCCATTTTCTCTTGCACATTTTATACCAGCATCGAATAATTTTCCTGCAATCCCTTGCCCTCGCAATTCAAAAGATACGACTGTCGATTCAAAATACAATTTTTCCCCTTCTTTTCTGTAAGTCAATTTTGCAAGTTCATCTCCATTTTCTCCAAATATAAAAAATCCTTCATTTACTACATGTCTTATTTCCATTTTTTCAAACTTCCTTTCAATATTTTATTACATAGTAAAATCATTTCAAAATCAAATTTAAAAAGTTTACAAATATTTCAATATTTCACGTTTATATTGAATAAATTTTTCAGACATTATAACGTCTTCATTATTATAACTCTTGTCCTGACTATTTTTCAATTCAACATTTATTTGTGCAACAATTTTACCTGGACTTCCTGCCAAAATATAAATTCTATCGGAAAGCAGTATCGCCTCATCAATATCATGAGTGATAAACAGAGTTGACATCTTAATTTTGTTCATTATGTTTAAATA
This window encodes:
- a CDS encoding glycosyltransferase family 2 protein encodes the protein MEKEKVSIIVPMYNAEKFIGKTIESVLSQTYENWEMLIMNDVSTDNSLAVASEFVKKDKRIKIVNTEKNVGVVKGRNFLIELASGKYIAFLDSDDYWHSEKLEKQINFMKEKNASISCTEYMRVRENGEKINEVVIKSEISYTDMLKNNYLGCLTVMYDAEKIGKRYFKELEKNEDYVLWLEIVKDVKTIYGLKESLAYYRVLDNSRSSNKAKTAKVRWEIYRKIEKLPLLKSIYYFIHYVVRAVLKSK
- a CDS encoding histidine phosphatase family protein yields the protein MKKTLYLMRHGQTLFNLRKKIQGSCDSPLTNEGIRQAKVAGKYFKDNEITFDAAYSSTQERACDTLEIVTNNKMRYERLKGLKEWNFGLFEGESEDLNPKHPNERTYGDFFVNFGGESNKDVEKRMQETLTRIMEKDGNNTVLAVSHGGACYNFFLKNAPDIPFTGLPNCAIFKYEYEDGKFTFIELIKHDFTKEI
- a CDS encoding GNAT family N-acetyltransferase — translated: MEIRHVVNEGFFIFGENGDELAKLTYRKEGEKLYFESTVVSFELRGQGIAGKLFDAGIKCARENGYKIVPICSYIVKKFESGEYDDLKA
- a CDS encoding GNAT family N-acetyltransferase produces the protein MEIRHIVNEGFFIFGENGDELAKLTYRKEGEKLFFESTVVSPELRGQGIAGKLFEAGVKYARENNYKIVPVCSYIVKKFEGGKYDDLKA
- a CDS encoding Gfo/Idh/MocA family protein, giving the protein MKLGIIGSGMIVQEFLPSLVKLEGLEIVGMQGTKASIGKVEEICTKYGIPNFTDDFDELCEFGIDTVYIAVPNFLHFEFCKKALEKGLNVIIEKPMTTNYKEAKELSDLAKAKKLFLFEAITTLYFENYKKIKDWIGEIGDVKLVQSQYSQYSSRYDAFKRGEILPVFDLKKAGGALMDLGLYNLHYVLGLFGKPENVKYYANLERNIDTSGVLMMEYENFNAMCVCAKDSEGERIGVIQGSKGKIISEEAPGLVGKVTLKMYDGTMKSFDDGFSKDRVVPEFKAFIRAVNEKDLEFCYRQLEKSLLVSEVQTKARIEAGIKFPQD
- a CDS encoding Fic family protein; translation: MKNYILETLLEEKNNNLKGMLYHNLQIKFAYNSNHIEGSTLTEDQTRHIFETNSFFAENETVKVKDVIETLNHFKCFDFIIEHANEKLSEKYIKKLHFLLKSNTSDSQIEWFKVGEYKQKPNTVGGNRTVSPKQVEAKMKKLLENYNSQTEITVEKIIDFHYEFEKIHPFQDGNGRVGRLIMFKECLKNDIVPFILEDKYKMFYYRGLKNYESEKGWLYDTCLMAQDEMKKMLDYFEVKY